A portion of the Carya illinoinensis cultivar Pawnee chromosome 11, C.illinoinensisPawnee_v1, whole genome shotgun sequence genome contains these proteins:
- the LOC122281606 gene encoding (+)-neomenthol dehydrogenase isoform X2 — translation MLAYGRVSRGWISLVGRLLESWLISSEEAKLVQFGSRDARVAEGHFVLWWWSSETIIVVTGGNRGIGFEISRQLAVSGLTVILTARDSNAGLEATRVLQEGGLNVLFHQLDVLDPLSVKHLSEWLLQNYGGLDILVNNAGVNFNLGCDNSVEYAQKVVETNYLGTKNMIQAMIPLMKPSTSGARIINVSSRLGRLNGRRNRLEDVNLRQQLGDLDSLSIDLIDKTVSTFLQQVEDGTWTSAGWPRTFTDYSVSKLAVNAYTRLMAKLLSDQGHRIYINCYCPGWVKTAMTGYAGNISAEEGADTGVWLALFPDQSITGKFFAERREINF, via the exons ATGTTGGCGTACGGACGCGTTTCACGAGGATGGATTTCTCTAGTGGGACGGTTGCTGGAAAG TTGGCTAATTAGTTCCGAAGAGGCAAAATTGGTTCAATTTGGGAGTCGGGACGCGCGTGTTGCTGAAGGCCATTTTGTACTTTG GTGGTGGTCCTCAGAAACCATCATAGTTGTAACTGGTGGTAATAGAGGAATTGGATTTGAGATTTCAAGGCAGCTTGCGGTGAGTGGATTAACAGTTATACTGACAGCAAGAGACAGTAATGCTGGCCTTGAAGCAACCAGGGTTCTACAAGAAGGTGGTCTTAATGTGCTCTTCCATCAACTGGATGTCTTGGATCCTTTATCTGTCAAACACCTTTCTGAGTGGCTACTTCAAAATTATGGTGGTCTAGATATTCTG GTAAACAATGCTGGTGTTAATTTCAATCTCGGGTGTGATAATTCCGTTGAATATGCCCAGAAGGTTGTTGAAACCAATTATCTTGGTACCAAAAATATGATTCAAGCTATGATCCCATTAATGAAGCCTTCTACTTCCGGTGCTCGAATTATTAATGTGAGCTCACGGTTAGGCAGACTAAATGGCAGAAGGAAT AGACTTGAAGATGTAAATCTCAGACAACAACTAGGCGATTTGGACTCGCTCTCAATTGACCTGATTGATAAGACTGTATCCACTTTTTTACAACAAGTAGAAGACGGCACTTGGACATCAGCTGGCTGGCCTCGAACTTTTACTGACTACTCGGTGTCAAAACTTGCAGTTAATGCTTACACCAGGCTAATGGCAAAGTTACTTTCTGATCAAGGTCACAGAATTTATATTAACTGCTATTGTCCGGGCTGGGTGAAGACCGCCATGACAGGTTATGCTGGTAACATTTCAGCTGAGGAAGGAGCTGATACTGGAGTGTGGCTTGCCTTGTTTCCTGACCAGTCGATAACAGGGAAATTTTTTGCAGAGAGACGTGAGATAAACTTCTAA
- the LOC122281606 gene encoding (+)-neomenthol dehydrogenase isoform X4, with the protein MLAYGRVSRGWISLVGRLLERWWSSETIIVVTGGNRGIGFEISRQLAVSGLTVILTARDSNAGLEATRVLQEGGLNVLFHQLDVLDPLSVKHLSEWLLQNYGGLDILVNNAGVNFNLGCDNSVEYAQKVVETNYLGTKNMIQAMIPLMKPSTSGARIINVSSRLGRLNGRRNRLEDVNLRQQLGDLDSLSIDLIDKTVSTFLQQVEDGTWTSAGWPRTFTDYSVSKLAVNAYTRLMAKLLSDQGHRIYINCYCPGWVKTAMTGYAGNISAEEGADTGVWLALFPDQSITGKFFAERREINF; encoded by the exons ATGTTGGCGTACGGACGCGTTTCACGAGGATGGATTTCTCTAGTGGGACGGTTGCTGGAAAG GTGGTGGTCCTCAGAAACCATCATAGTTGTAACTGGTGGTAATAGAGGAATTGGATTTGAGATTTCAAGGCAGCTTGCGGTGAGTGGATTAACAGTTATACTGACAGCAAGAGACAGTAATGCTGGCCTTGAAGCAACCAGGGTTCTACAAGAAGGTGGTCTTAATGTGCTCTTCCATCAACTGGATGTCTTGGATCCTTTATCTGTCAAACACCTTTCTGAGTGGCTACTTCAAAATTATGGTGGTCTAGATATTCTG GTAAACAATGCTGGTGTTAATTTCAATCTCGGGTGTGATAATTCCGTTGAATATGCCCAGAAGGTTGTTGAAACCAATTATCTTGGTACCAAAAATATGATTCAAGCTATGATCCCATTAATGAAGCCTTCTACTTCCGGTGCTCGAATTATTAATGTGAGCTCACGGTTAGGCAGACTAAATGGCAGAAGGAAT AGACTTGAAGATGTAAATCTCAGACAACAACTAGGCGATTTGGACTCGCTCTCAATTGACCTGATTGATAAGACTGTATCCACTTTTTTACAACAAGTAGAAGACGGCACTTGGACATCAGCTGGCTGGCCTCGAACTTTTACTGACTACTCGGTGTCAAAACTTGCAGTTAATGCTTACACCAGGCTAATGGCAAAGTTACTTTCTGATCAAGGTCACAGAATTTATATTAACTGCTATTGTCCGGGCTGGGTGAAGACCGCCATGACAGGTTATGCTGGTAACATTTCAGCTGAGGAAGGAGCTGATACTGGAGTGTGGCTTGCCTTGTTTCCTGACCAGTCGATAACAGGGAAATTTTTTGCAGAGAGACGTGAGATAAACTTCTAA
- the LOC122281606 gene encoding (+)-neomenthol dehydrogenase isoform X3: MSSKERAKERREKRLQEISLLRTIPYSDQQRWWSSETIIVVTGGNRGIGFEISRQLAVSGLTVILTARDSNAGLEATRVLQEGGLNVLFHQLDVLDPLSVKHLSEWLLQNYGGLDILVNNAGVNFNLGCDNSVEYAQKVVETNYLGTKNMIQAMIPLMKPSTSGARIINVSSRLGRLNGRRNRLEDVNLRQQLGDLDSLSIDLIDKTVSTFLQQVEDGTWTSAGWPRTFTDYSVSKLAVNAYTRLMAKLLSDQGHRIYINCYCPGWVKTAMTGYAGNISAEEGADTGVWLALFPDQSITGKFFAERREINF, from the exons ATGAGTAGCAAAGAACGAGCaaaggagagaagagagaagagattaCAGGAAATATCGCTTCTCAGGACCATTCCCTATTCCGATCAGCAGag GTGGTGGTCCTCAGAAACCATCATAGTTGTAACTGGTGGTAATAGAGGAATTGGATTTGAGATTTCAAGGCAGCTTGCGGTGAGTGGATTAACAGTTATACTGACAGCAAGAGACAGTAATGCTGGCCTTGAAGCAACCAGGGTTCTACAAGAAGGTGGTCTTAATGTGCTCTTCCATCAACTGGATGTCTTGGATCCTTTATCTGTCAAACACCTTTCTGAGTGGCTACTTCAAAATTATGGTGGTCTAGATATTCTG GTAAACAATGCTGGTGTTAATTTCAATCTCGGGTGTGATAATTCCGTTGAATATGCCCAGAAGGTTGTTGAAACCAATTATCTTGGTACCAAAAATATGATTCAAGCTATGATCCCATTAATGAAGCCTTCTACTTCCGGTGCTCGAATTATTAATGTGAGCTCACGGTTAGGCAGACTAAATGGCAGAAGGAAT AGACTTGAAGATGTAAATCTCAGACAACAACTAGGCGATTTGGACTCGCTCTCAATTGACCTGATTGATAAGACTGTATCCACTTTTTTACAACAAGTAGAAGACGGCACTTGGACATCAGCTGGCTGGCCTCGAACTTTTACTGACTACTCGGTGTCAAAACTTGCAGTTAATGCTTACACCAGGCTAATGGCAAAGTTACTTTCTGATCAAGGTCACAGAATTTATATTAACTGCTATTGTCCGGGCTGGGTGAAGACCGCCATGACAGGTTATGCTGGTAACATTTCAGCTGAGGAAGGAGCTGATACTGGAGTGTGGCTTGCCTTGTTTCCTGACCAGTCGATAACAGGGAAATTTTTTGCAGAGAGACGTGAGATAAACTTCTAA
- the LOC122281606 gene encoding (+)-neomenthol dehydrogenase isoform X1, producing the protein MLAYGRVSRGWISLVGRLLERREEMSSKERAKERREKRLQEISLLRTIPYSDQQRWWSSETIIVVTGGNRGIGFEISRQLAVSGLTVILTARDSNAGLEATRVLQEGGLNVLFHQLDVLDPLSVKHLSEWLLQNYGGLDILVNNAGVNFNLGCDNSVEYAQKVVETNYLGTKNMIQAMIPLMKPSTSGARIINVSSRLGRLNGRRNRLEDVNLRQQLGDLDSLSIDLIDKTVSTFLQQVEDGTWTSAGWPRTFTDYSVSKLAVNAYTRLMAKLLSDQGHRIYINCYCPGWVKTAMTGYAGNISAEEGADTGVWLALFPDQSITGKFFAERREINF; encoded by the exons ATGTTGGCGTACGGACGCGTTTCACGAGGATGGATTTCTCTAGTGGGACGGTTGCTGGAAAG GAGGGAAGAGATGAGTAGCAAAGAACGAGCaaaggagagaagagagaagagattaCAGGAAATATCGCTTCTCAGGACCATTCCCTATTCCGATCAGCAGag GTGGTGGTCCTCAGAAACCATCATAGTTGTAACTGGTGGTAATAGAGGAATTGGATTTGAGATTTCAAGGCAGCTTGCGGTGAGTGGATTAACAGTTATACTGACAGCAAGAGACAGTAATGCTGGCCTTGAAGCAACCAGGGTTCTACAAGAAGGTGGTCTTAATGTGCTCTTCCATCAACTGGATGTCTTGGATCCTTTATCTGTCAAACACCTTTCTGAGTGGCTACTTCAAAATTATGGTGGTCTAGATATTCTG GTAAACAATGCTGGTGTTAATTTCAATCTCGGGTGTGATAATTCCGTTGAATATGCCCAGAAGGTTGTTGAAACCAATTATCTTGGTACCAAAAATATGATTCAAGCTATGATCCCATTAATGAAGCCTTCTACTTCCGGTGCTCGAATTATTAATGTGAGCTCACGGTTAGGCAGACTAAATGGCAGAAGGAAT AGACTTGAAGATGTAAATCTCAGACAACAACTAGGCGATTTGGACTCGCTCTCAATTGACCTGATTGATAAGACTGTATCCACTTTTTTACAACAAGTAGAAGACGGCACTTGGACATCAGCTGGCTGGCCTCGAACTTTTACTGACTACTCGGTGTCAAAACTTGCAGTTAATGCTTACACCAGGCTAATGGCAAAGTTACTTTCTGATCAAGGTCACAGAATTTATATTAACTGCTATTGTCCGGGCTGGGTGAAGACCGCCATGACAGGTTATGCTGGTAACATTTCAGCTGAGGAAGGAGCTGATACTGGAGTGTGGCTTGCCTTGTTTCCTGACCAGTCGATAACAGGGAAATTTTTTGCAGAGAGACGTGAGATAAACTTCTAA